A window from Streptomyces sp. NBC_00335 encodes these proteins:
- a CDS encoding response regulator transcription factor, with translation MASVLVVEDDQFVRSALIRHLTEASHTVRSVGTALEALREVAHNRFDVVILDLGLPDLDGAEALKMLRGITDVPVIIATARDDEAEIVRLLNDGADDYLTKPFSVEHLSARMAAVLRRARSSAGAEPPSRVLRVGGLAIDPLRRQAELDGAVLDLTRREFDLLAFLAGRPGVVVARRELLAEVWQQSYGDDQTIDVHLSWLRRKLGETAASPRYLHTLRGVGVKLEPPA, from the coding sequence ATGGCTAGTGTGCTCGTGGTCGAGGACGACCAGTTCGTACGTTCCGCCCTCATCCGGCACCTGACAGAGGCCTCGCACACCGTGCGCAGCGTCGGCACCGCCCTGGAGGCGCTGCGCGAGGTCGCCCACAACCGCTTCGACGTGGTGATCCTCGACCTCGGACTGCCCGACCTGGACGGCGCCGAGGCCCTGAAGATGCTGCGCGGGATCACCGACGTGCCCGTCATCATCGCGACCGCCCGCGACGACGAGGCGGAGATCGTCCGGCTGCTCAACGACGGCGCCGACGACTACCTGACCAAACCCTTCTCCGTGGAACACCTCTCCGCCCGGATGGCCGCCGTCCTGCGCCGCGCCCGCTCCTCCGCCGGGGCCGAACCGCCCTCCCGCGTGCTGCGCGTCGGCGGCCTCGCCATCGACCCGCTGCGCCGCCAGGCCGAGCTGGACGGGGCGGTACTGGACCTCACGCGGCGGGAGTTCGACCTGCTGGCCTTCCTCGCCGGGCGGCCGGGCGTGGTCGTGGCCCGCCGGGAGCTGCTCGCCGAGGTCTGGCAGCAGTCGTACGGCGACGACCAGACCATCGACGTCCACCTGTCGTGGCTGCGCCGCAAGCTCGGCGAGACCGCCGCCAGCCCGCGCTACCTGCACACGTTGCGGGGTGTCGGGGTGAAGCTGGAGCCGCCGGCGTGA